The DNA region CAGCAATGCTCCAACAGAGCACTACGTCGAACCGTGGTCCTACACGGTATGCCTCCAGAACCTGAACTAGCCGAAATGGCAGTCGCCGATAGAAGGAGCGCATCAAGCGGGGCGGGCCTGTTAGCAACCGCTGATCGAGGAACGTCAAGTCGGCATCAACACCATGTATCCATGATCTCGGTTCTGCGCCTGCCAGAATATGCGCTGCCCGCTCGTCCACGTAAGGAGGAGTGAACTCGGTGTTCGCGACCACGAGCACGCGCATTCGCGGCTCGGATCTACTGGGACCGGCCTTACCGGGCGCACCACTCACTACGCCTCCCCTTTCCCAATCTCGGGATAGTGTTTCCCACCACGTTGGGAGGCATCGTCGATGTCAACCCGATCAGCGCCCGCGCTGGCTCGCCAGGCTGTGCAGTGAGCGACTTCACATACTGCAGCCGCGATAGACGTTGGAGACAGCCGCTGATACCTATGCTCATGAAAAAGAGGCCGGCCGCCTGAGGAAAGCTGAACGCGTCGAAGAGCGCCAGCGAGACGGCACCGGCCACTATCGCCGCGAGGGCAGCGACGGCCAGTACTCGATCGTGGGCGTCGTCGAAAACCCGTGCGGAACGTCCCGCAGCGGCGCTGGCGACAGCGACAAGTGCCAGCAACCCGACCACGCCGACCAACCCCGCACCCATCAGGAGGTTTAGGTACTGATTGTCGAGAATCCAATACTTCGGCAAGAAGGTCCCGACTCCGCGACCAAACCAGGGGTGGTGTGACCAGAATTCTCCGACAATGACATAGCTGTTCGTTCGCGACTTCACGCTCGGGTCGCCAGATGCCCCCTCAAACAGGCCTCTGATCGTGCCGACGAGTCCAGGCATCGCGACGAACAAGACCGCCATCATGACCACCGAGCCTCCGAGCGCCAGCAGCCTGGTCCGCCCCCGCCAGGCGGCGAGCATCACCAAGAAGGCGACCGCTCCGCACACGATCGCAGTTCGCGACCCGACTAAGAGCAACTGAAGGGGCACCAACACGGCAATCGTTCGATACAACCAGGAATGATGTCGCGCGCGTGCTGCTACAGCGAGCGCAAATGGCATTCCGATGGCGAGAAAGGCCGCGAACTCAATTGGATGAGTTGCGGTGCCGCTGGGGCGGGTGATCGCACCTCTTTGTATGACACTGAGACCTTCGGCGGCAGATAGGCCCGGGACGGAGATACGGTCCACCCACACCTCCCCGGTGGCCATCTGAAACATTGCCAGAGCCGAGACCGCGCCCATCCCGAGCACAATGCGTTCGACGAGCTTCCAAAGCTGATTCATCGAACGGATTCCTTCGCAAAGAAGGCACACGACTCCGACCGCGCCTACCATCTTCAGCAATGCGCCGTCGGCCGGGCTCCTTTCGTCGCCCGGAAGCGGGAGCAATGCCGAGTTCACATAGGACACCAGGATCGCTGCCAGGAAGACCAAAGCAGCATTTCGTACCATGTTCGGCAACGTGGGAGCAGGCTCGCTGCGGTTGATTTGCTCCCATC from Nocardioides sambongensis includes:
- a CDS encoding O-antigen ligase family protein; translated protein: MVTVTQSGFDGTRLLTAYWITLLVVPAPMVIGALGQVGGPSTLIALTCALAWGWEQINRSEPAPTLPNMVRNAALVFLAAILVSYVNSALLPLPGDERSPADGALLKMVGAVGVVCLLCEGIRSMNQLWKLVERIVLGMGAVSALAMFQMATGEVWVDRISVPGLSAAEGLSVIQRGAITRPSGTATHPIEFAAFLAIGMPFALAVAARARHHSWLYRTIAVLVPLQLLLVGSRTAIVCGAVAFLVMLAAWRGRTRLLALGGSVVMMAVLFVAMPGLVGTIRGLFEGASGDPSVKSRTNSYVIVGEFWSHHPWFGRGVGTFLPKYWILDNQYLNLLMGAGLVGVVGLLALVAVASAAAGRSARVFDDAHDRVLAVAALAAIVAGAVSLALFDAFSFPQAAGLFFMSIGISGCLQRLSRLQYVKSLTAQPGEPARALIGLTSTMPPNVVGNTIPRLGKGRRSEWCAR